The Nonlabens spongiae genome contains a region encoding:
- the cas2 gene encoding CRISPR-associated endonuclease Cas2, giving the protein MGNFDRLNQYRSMWVMVLFDLPTDSIKERRAATKFRKQLLDDGFNMFQFSIYLRFCPSRENAGVHIKRTKTNLPKKGKVCIMQITDKQFGMIELFHGQKETDTEPPPQQLELF; this is encoded by the coding sequence ATGGGGAATTTCGATCGACTTAATCAATACCGAAGTATGTGGGTAATGGTGTTGTTTGATTTACCTACAGACTCGATTAAGGAGCGTCGAGCCGCCACAAAATTTAGAAAGCAATTGCTGGATGATGGTTTCAACATGTTTCAGTTCAGTATCTATCTACGTTTTTGTCCAAGCCGTGAGAATGCTGGTGTTCATATTAAGCGTACAAAAACCAATTTGCCGAAAAAGGGAAAGGTCTGCATCATGCAGATTACCGATAAACAATTTGGCATGATTGAGCTCTTCCACGGTCAAAAGGAAACTGATACTGAGCCACCACCCCAACAATTGGAACTTTTTTAG
- the cas1 gene encoding type II CRISPR-associated endonuclease Cas1 translates to MIKRTLFFGNPAYLSTKNEQLVVNYPDDDKDERTTPIEDLGYIVLEDPQITITTSLLRKLIDNKTAVITCNSQHLPTGLLQPLQGHSEQTVRYRHQLDASVPLKKNLWKQTVIAKIDNQANHLLRRGKNALRLKRYVGEVGNSIHDNEEALAAAYYFQRLFDDLENFSRNQKGIPPNNLLNYGYAILRAVAARALVSSGLLPSLGIFHHNKYNAFTLADDVMEPYRPFVDMVVYDIVISGVEIEELTKDLKSQLLMIPAMDVVMDGKNSPLMNAMSRTTNSLWECYEGSSRKILYPKFQKTVM, encoded by the coding sequence ATGATCAAACGCACCCTGTTCTTCGGCAACCCAGCCTACCTCAGTACTAAAAATGAACAATTGGTTGTCAATTATCCAGATGATGATAAAGATGAACGCACGACGCCCATTGAAGATCTAGGCTATATCGTATTGGAAGATCCACAAATCACCATAACCACGAGTTTATTACGTAAGTTGATCGATAATAAAACTGCCGTAATCACCTGCAACAGTCAGCATTTGCCTACGGGCTTATTACAACCTTTACAGGGGCACAGTGAACAAACGGTGCGTTATAGACATCAGCTAGATGCTAGTGTGCCGCTCAAGAAAAACCTGTGGAAGCAGACTGTTATTGCCAAAATTGATAACCAAGCCAATCATCTATTGAGAAGAGGCAAAAACGCTTTACGGTTAAAACGATATGTAGGGGAAGTGGGCAACTCCATTCATGACAACGAAGAGGCTCTCGCGGCAGCTTATTATTTCCAACGCCTGTTTGATGACTTAGAGAATTTTAGCCGTAATCAGAAAGGCATACCGCCCAATAATTTACTCAACTACGGTTACGCCATTTTAAGAGCCGTTGCCGCAAGAGCTCTTGTTTCAAGTGGGCTTTTGCCTAGTCTGGGTATTTTTCATCACAATAAGTATAATGCCTTCACTTTGGCAGATGATGTGATGGAACCCTATCGACCTTTTGTGGATATGGTAGTTTATGATATCGTCATATCAGGAGTTGAAATAGAAGAATTGACAAAAGATCTCAAAAGTCAACTTCTAATGATTCCAGCGATGGATGTTGTTATGGATGGTAAAAACAGTCCACTGATGAATGCGATGAGCCGTACGACCAATTCGCTTTGGGAATGTTACGAGGGAAGTAGTCGTAAGATTCTATATCCTAAATTTCAGAAAACTGTTATGTAA